In one window of Methanosarcina vacuolata Z-761 DNA:
- a CDS encoding CGGC domain-containing protein, with protein sequence MEKNAKPTKIAVVRCDIVSETCPGVGCFKAFNERKSHFEAYDENTQMIAFFTCGGCSGRRVYRLVNTLKKHGLDAVHLSSCMLMEDTYPKCPNLDSIKKTIQDAGIQVVEGTHH encoded by the coding sequence ATGGAAAAAAACGCAAAACCTACAAAAATTGCAGTCGTGCGCTGTGACATCGTCTCGGAAACCTGCCCGGGTGTAGGCTGCTTTAAGGCTTTCAACGAAAGAAAGTCACACTTTGAGGCCTACGACGAAAATACTCAGATGATAGCATTTTTCACATGCGGAGGCTGTTCGGGAAGGAGAGTGTACCGTCTGGTGAACACCCTCAAAAAGCATGGCCTTGATGCCGTACATCTCAGTTCCTGTATGCTTATGGAGGACACTTATCCTAAATGTCCTAACCTGGACAGTATAAAAAAGACGATTCAGGATGCAGGAATACAGGTTGTGGAAGGTACTCATCACTGA
- a CDS encoding ester cyclase — translation MSTEENKAIVRRFFEEGPSKGNPSDADELLSPDFTLHVPLPASPGVKGINEVITACRAAFEHLNVTVDDMIAEGNIVAARFTARGVHKGNFMNLPATGKPITMTGIEIFRIKDGKIIELWGEANLLGLMQQLGIVPAPENQD, via the coding sequence ATGTCTACGGAAGAGAACAAAGCAATAGTTCGCCGATTCTTCGAAGAAGGCCCTTCTAAAGGAAACCCGAGTGATGCTGACGAGTTGCTGTCACCTGATTTCACTCTACATGTTCCTCTCCCTGCTTCCCCGGGAGTCAAGGGAATAAACGAAGTAATTACTGCATGCAGGGCAGCCTTCGAACACCTCAATGTTACAGTTGATGACATGATTGCCGAGGGTAATATTGTGGCTGCACGTTTTACAGCTCGCGGAGTACACAAAGGTAACTTCATGAATTTACCGGCTACAGGCAAGCCAATAACCATGACTGGTATAGAGATTTTCCGCATTAAGGACGGTAAGATCATTGAGCTGTGGGGTGAAGCTAACCTTCTTGGCCTGATGCAACAGCTAGGGATTGTTCCTGCGCCTGAAAATCAGGATTGA
- a CDS encoding ATP-binding protein gives MVKRMIVKIDENKCTGCGKCVAPCAEGAIKIINGKAKVVSEELCDGMGFCLGICPEGAISVEERYTVEFNREKAEAQPRKKDISIHCFTCGAGEDTSYLLPLRHNMQSLWVCTHCLPKLIHG, from the coding sequence ATGGTAAAACGAATGATAGTAAAAATTGACGAAAATAAATGCACAGGCTGCGGAAAATGTGTTGCACCCTGTGCCGAAGGTGCTATTAAAATCATTAACGGAAAAGCAAAGGTCGTATCCGAGGAACTCTGTGACGGTATGGGCTTTTGCCTCGGCATATGTCCCGAAGGCGCAATCTCAGTTGAAGAAAGATATACCGTCGAATTTAACCGGGAAAAAGCCGAAGCTCAGCCCCGGAAAAAAGATATCTCTATCCATTGCTTCACCTGTGGAGCAGGCGAAGATACCAGCTATCTCCTCCCACTCAGGCACAACATGCAGAGCCTCTGGGTCTGTACCCACTGCCTCCCAAAACTGATTCACGGTTAA
- a CDS encoding TrmB family transcriptional regulator yields MQNKRLLQDIGLSAYEAAAYLSLLKLGISEANLVYRDADVPYGKIYTVLESLAGKGFVEVQASRPKKFRAVDPEIALNSFFEKRKSEFEKEIRALKGFVEEAKQALKAIPVQKRKDEVFWTTAVTESDIRKFAVSTYGEIKKSVLVIPPFFGMPIIPSLLPEILKAIDRGVKIRLLAPPRFAALSSVFSMQGEENFGKFKKGIEVRLVQRNFNSCFGIFDDSVVVLFQLHPQDNDRVLSVVKIRDTGLAKNMSTEFELLWNEGEEFDFEDVAER; encoded by the coding sequence ATGCAAAATAAAAGGCTTCTTCAGGACATAGGGCTGAGTGCTTATGAAGCAGCTGCATATCTGTCTCTCTTGAAACTCGGGATCTCCGAAGCAAATCTCGTTTACAGGGATGCAGACGTGCCCTATGGGAAGATATATACCGTTCTGGAATCGCTGGCAGGAAAAGGTTTTGTAGAAGTCCAGGCTTCAAGACCTAAAAAGTTCAGGGCGGTTGATCCTGAAATTGCCTTAAACTCATTTTTTGAAAAGCGAAAATCCGAGTTTGAAAAAGAAATAAGGGCCTTAAAGGGTTTTGTTGAAGAAGCAAAACAGGCCCTGAAAGCTATACCGGTTCAGAAACGAAAAGATGAGGTCTTCTGGACGACTGCCGTAACCGAGTCCGACATCAGAAAGTTTGCCGTTTCTACTTATGGAGAGATAAAAAAGTCAGTACTTGTAATTCCTCCTTTCTTTGGAATGCCCATCATTCCTAGCTTGCTGCCTGAAATCTTAAAAGCTATTGACCGTGGGGTTAAAATAAGGCTGCTGGCACCTCCTCGCTTTGCAGCTCTTTCTTCAGTGTTTTCAATGCAGGGAGAAGAGAATTTTGGAAAATTTAAAAAAGGCATAGAAGTGAGGCTTGTCCAGAGGAACTTTAACTCCTGCTTTGGCATCTTTGACGACAGTGTTGTGGTGCTGTTTCAACTCCATCCACAGGATAATGACCGCGTCCTTTCGGTTGTAAAAATCCGGGATACAGGGCTTGCAAAAAATATGAGTACGGAATTTGAACTCCTCTGGAATGAGGGAGAAGAGTTTGATTTTGAAGACGTAGCTGAAAGATAA
- a CDS encoding carboxymuconolactone decarboxylase family protein yields the protein MGKHGEESHERHHEGHRELEHEELLESMSEKLGFTPHILEILGELDSESLRKYNRCDKKLLSDGALPAKVKILIALAVVASKQCERCTVVQMQSALNNGATKEEIMEVMDVIFITSGAPAVAACRDALKLLK from the coding sequence ATGGGAAAACATGGGGAAGAAAGTCATGAAAGACATCATGAAGGGCACAGAGAGCTTGAACACGAAGAGTTACTGGAAAGTATGAGCGAGAAACTAGGTTTTACCCCACACATTCTTGAGATCCTTGGAGAACTGGACAGCGAGTCGCTTAGAAAATATAATAGGTGCGACAAAAAATTACTGTCAGACGGCGCTCTACCTGCAAAGGTGAAAATCCTTATCGCGCTTGCTGTTGTTGCATCCAAGCAGTGTGAAAGGTGTACGGTTGTGCAGATGCAGAGTGCACTCAATAATGGGGCAACCAAAGAAGAAATAATGGAAGTTATGGATGTTATATTCATAACCTCAGGGGCACCTGCCGTAGCAGCTTGCAGGGATGCATTAAAACTACTAAAGTAA
- a CDS encoding ABC transporter ATP-binding protein yields the protein MLKAENLRYVYTSGLIKTIKKTAVYGVGLEVCPGETVAIVGESGCGKSTLAKMLVQQLAPVSGEVFFDGAKLTGMNWNNLRKFMGKIQLIPQNPDDVVDPRWTVERSVAEPLVICGVFSKEEISANVDALFAEVGLSAEHKTRYPHELSGGELQRIVIARALALEPELLVCDEATSMLDVSVQAFIVTMLKEIQKRRGLSLVFITHDLEAAKAISDRVLVMYAGEIVEEGNDVFDRPLHPYTRALLDAARYMSLEVVVSEEVGELSDGFSGCSYYRLCREKTDACKKPQKLRDVSGRLVRCWKSKYAVQKLS from the coding sequence ATGCTTAAGGCAGAGAACCTGCGTTACGTTTACACATCAGGACTGATCAAAACTATTAAAAAAACAGCCGTCTATGGCGTTGGTCTTGAGGTTTGTCCGGGTGAAACGGTAGCTATTGTCGGGGAGTCGGGGTGTGGAAAGTCAACGCTTGCAAAGATGCTTGTCCAGCAACTTGCGCCTGTTTCAGGGGAAGTGTTTTTCGATGGGGCAAAACTGACAGGGATGAACTGGAATAATCTCAGGAAGTTTATGGGAAAAATCCAGTTGATCCCCCAGAACCCAGATGATGTGGTTGATCCGAGGTGGACGGTTGAACGGTCGGTTGCCGAGCCATTAGTGATTTGCGGAGTTTTTTCCAAAGAAGAGATTTCGGCAAATGTAGATGCCCTTTTTGCAGAGGTAGGGCTTTCTGCGGAGCACAAGACCCGATACCCTCATGAGCTGTCAGGAGGGGAACTGCAGAGGATAGTAATTGCCAGGGCGCTTGCTCTGGAGCCTGAGTTGCTGGTCTGTGACGAAGCGACCTCGATGCTTGATGTGTCGGTGCAGGCGTTTATTGTAACGATGCTCAAAGAGATTCAGAAAAGACGCGGTCTCAGCCTGGTGTTTATTACGCACGACCTTGAGGCAGCAAAGGCTATTTCGGACCGGGTACTGGTGATGTATGCAGGTGAGATTGTTGAAGAGGGAAATGATGTGTTTGACCGGCCTCTGCATCCTTATACGCGTGCTCTTCTGGATGCAGCACGGTATATGTCGCTTGAGGTTGTGGTGTCGGAGGAGGTTGGAGAGCTGTCTGATGGTTTTTCAGGCTGTTCTTACTACAGATTATGCCGGGAGAAAACGGATGCTTGTAAAAAGCCACAGAAACTACGGGATGTTTCGGGGAGATTGGTGAGGTGCTGGAAATCAAAGTATGCCGTCCAAAAACTATCCTGA
- a CDS encoding ABC transporter ATP-binding protein has protein sequence MPDLLLKVSGVSVTIPTGQGTVHAVDDATFSINKHEIFSLIGESGSGKSILGQAIMRLLPPNAVFSGKVELDGTEISALSEKEMQKVRGKTVASIAQNPYLAMNPGIRVGTQIAEPMQAHLGMSKEDSKARTFRALKYFDIVPPEVREREYPFQYSGGMLQRAMVAMGTAADPELIIADEPTKGIDVLKKRNIAAIFHKVASDGCAFLLITHDVGFARAMSDRIAVNYCGQIIEIAGKDVFFKEPLHPYSQALLDAVPERGMHPIPGLSPSMIEVPEGCRFHPRCPYKMDRCLKNPPVVDMNGRCVRCWMYA, from the coding sequence ATGCCTGATTTATTACTGAAAGTATCCGGTGTTTCTGTAACAATCCCAACCGGGCAGGGAACAGTTCACGCGGTTGATGATGCAACATTTTCTATTAACAAACACGAGATCTTTTCACTGATTGGGGAGTCAGGTAGCGGCAAGTCAATTCTTGGCCAGGCAATAATGCGGTTGCTTCCTCCAAATGCGGTGTTTTCCGGGAAAGTAGAACTTGACGGTACGGAAATTTCAGCTCTTTCCGAGAAGGAAATGCAAAAAGTCCGCGGCAAAACGGTTGCATCAATTGCCCAGAATCCATATCTTGCGATGAATCCCGGAATAAGAGTTGGCACTCAGATTGCAGAGCCGATGCAGGCACATCTTGGAATGAGTAAAGAGGATTCAAAGGCCAGGACATTCCGGGCTCTGAAGTATTTTGATATCGTCCCTCCTGAGGTGCGGGAAAGGGAATACCCGTTCCAGTACAGTGGCGGAATGTTGCAAAGGGCGATGGTTGCAATGGGAACGGCTGCAGATCCTGAACTTATTATCGCTGATGAACCGACAAAAGGTATTGATGTGCTTAAGAAGCGCAATATTGCAGCAATATTTCATAAGGTTGCTTCGGACGGCTGTGCGTTTCTTTTAATTACGCATGATGTAGGTTTTGCCCGGGCGATGTCAGACAGAATCGCGGTAAACTATTGCGGGCAGATTATAGAGATTGCGGGAAAGGATGTGTTTTTCAAAGAACCTTTGCATCCGTATTCACAGGCGCTTTTAGATGCGGTGCCTGAGCGTGGTATGCACCCAATTCCAGGCTTGTCACCTTCGATGATCGAGGTGCCTGAAGGATGCAGGTTTCATCCTCGATGCCCGTATAAAATGGACAGGTGCCTGAAGAATCCGCCGGTTGTGGATATGAACGGAAGATGTGTGAGGTGCTGGATGTATGCTTAA
- the nikC gene encoding nickel transporter permease produces the protein MIKLLKNRQIAFSLMILCGLIFIAVFAGVLAPYDYTEKDLQNRLLPPSSDHLFGTDNLGRDILTMVMYGARASLFVGFAVVSVSLAIGITLGVLAGYYGGWLDEVIMRLTDSFLAFPSMFLALAITAFLGQGMENMMLALIAVEWTVFARVARGSTLDVKTKGYVRASRWVGASNTYVMIKHVLPNIISPVLIMASLGIGNVILAAAGLSFLGLGVQPSTPEWGAMLNAGRTYVTTAPWLMLFPGLFIMITVLAFNYFGDGLRDALDQKMKNIELEGRF, from the coding sequence ATGATAAAACTTCTTAAAAACCGGCAGATTGCTTTTTCCCTGATGATTCTTTGCGGGCTTATCTTCATAGCTGTGTTTGCCGGTGTTTTAGCTCCTTATGACTACACGGAAAAGGATTTGCAAAACCGTCTGCTTCCTCCGTCTTCTGACCACCTGTTCGGTACCGATAACCTTGGCCGCGATATCCTGACAATGGTGATGTACGGTGCGCGAGCATCCCTTTTCGTCGGGTTTGCGGTTGTCAGCGTTTCGCTTGCAATAGGAATAACACTTGGCGTTCTGGCAGGATATTACGGCGGGTGGCTGGATGAGGTTATCATGCGGTTAACGGATAGTTTCCTTGCTTTTCCGTCGATGTTTCTGGCACTTGCAATTACCGCGTTTCTGGGACAGGGGATGGAAAACATGATGCTTGCTTTAATTGCTGTCGAGTGGACGGTATTTGCAAGAGTTGCACGCGGTTCAACACTTGATGTCAAGACAAAAGGCTACGTTCGGGCATCCAGGTGGGTTGGTGCTTCAAACACTTATGTGATGATAAAGCATGTTCTTCCAAACATTATCTCTCCGGTTTTGATTATGGCATCGCTTGGAATTGGAAATGTGATTCTTGCAGCGGCCGGCTTAAGTTTCCTTGGGCTTGGGGTGCAGCCGTCAACACCGGAATGGGGTGCAATGCTGAATGCAGGCCGTACGTATGTCACAACTGCTCCCTGGCTGATGCTTTTCCCGGGGCTTTTTATAATGATAACTGTTCTTGCATTCAACTACTTCGGCGACGGGTTGCGGGATGCACTTGACCAGAAGATGAAAAATATTGAACTTGAAGGGAGGTTCTGA
- a CDS encoding ABC transporter permease, with translation MLNEYFIRRALYLIPVLIFTSFMSFSLIYIAPGDPAEIMMTSPSGGYDEAAVEAFRIAHGLDQPFYIQYLNWIKGAAVGDFGYSYMSEQPVFETVLNAFKNTLKLSVLALAIALVIAIPLGIVSALKHNTIVDDACRFGALLGVSIPNFWQAYLMIIFFSVIIHWLPASGFGHGTDISYMILPAVVLGTGSAAVMMRMIRSSMLDVMGKEYIQTARGKGLSEKIVVIRHALKNALVPVITVVGLSTGFLLNGSVVVETIFGWSGIGNLVVDSILSHDYMMVQGSVLFVAVIFLLVNFFVDLVYVWANPEIRYDKTS, from the coding sequence ATGCTAAATGAGTATTTCATCCGCCGGGCTCTGTATCTCATCCCGGTCCTCATATTTACCTCATTCATGAGTTTTTCACTCATCTACATCGCGCCAGGAGACCCAGCAGAGATTATGATGACGAGTCCCTCGGGTGGATATGATGAAGCAGCTGTCGAGGCTTTCCGCATAGCCCACGGTCTTGACCAGCCGTTTTACATCCAGTATCTGAACTGGATCAAAGGTGCGGCTGTCGGAGACTTTGGTTACTCGTATATGAGCGAACAGCCGGTGTTTGAAACTGTTCTGAATGCATTCAAAAATACGCTGAAACTTTCCGTTCTCGCTCTTGCAATTGCTCTTGTTATCGCCATCCCTCTCGGCATAGTCTCAGCTCTGAAACATAACACTATTGTTGACGACGCCTGCCGCTTTGGCGCTCTTCTCGGAGTATCCATACCGAACTTCTGGCAAGCCTATCTGATGATAATTTTCTTCTCGGTAATCATTCACTGGCTCCCAGCATCCGGATTTGGACACGGGACAGACATCAGCTACATGATTCTGCCAGCAGTTGTTCTTGGGACAGGTTCAGCGGCTGTAATGATGCGGATGATCCGTTCAAGCATGCTGGATGTCATGGGAAAGGAGTACATCCAGACCGCACGCGGAAAAGGGCTTTCGGAAAAAATCGTTGTCATCAGGCACGCATTGAAAAACGCACTTGTTCCGGTTATCACGGTGGTCGGTCTGTCAACTGGTTTTCTCTTAAACGGCTCGGTTGTTGTTGAGACAATTTTCGGATGGTCGGGTATTGGAAATCTTGTGGTGGACTCAATTCTTTCCCACGATTATATGATGGTACAGGGTTCAGTGCTCTTTGTTGCTGTCATTTTCCTTCTGGTCAACTTCTTTGTAGATTTGGTCTACGTTTGGGCAAACCCGGAGATACGCTATGATAAAACTTCTTAA
- a CDS encoding class I SAM-dependent methyltransferase — translation MKDKITAHWNQISPNYRKMYRDHLDEEILLMQKLFLEKLPAGKKLNVLDIGTGPGIQAFVFAEMEHNVTALDISEEMLARAKEGAKNRNLSIKFVEGDGENLPFENNTFDVIVNMHLLWTLTDHDKFFSECCRVLVPGGRILAIDGQWFQPGYVPNRNYNQEERNHDELIEYLPLYDSNSPEMITDIMENNGFSEVSWKSLPEYAEYMKRCDPEGYDYLSVPYLATGIKC, via the coding sequence ATGAAAGACAAAATTACAGCACACTGGAATCAGATCAGTCCAAATTACCGGAAAATGTATCGTGACCACCTTGATGAAGAGATTCTCCTGATGCAAAAACTCTTTTTAGAGAAGCTGCCAGCTGGTAAAAAACTCAATGTCCTTGATATCGGAACAGGGCCTGGTATCCAGGCATTTGTTTTTGCCGAAATGGAACACAATGTCACTGCTCTTGATATCTCAGAAGAGATGCTTGCACGTGCAAAAGAAGGGGCAAAGAACCGTAATCTGTCAATTAAGTTTGTTGAAGGTGATGGAGAAAACCTGCCTTTTGAAAACAATACGTTTGATGTTATCGTAAACATGCACCTTCTCTGGACACTCACAGACCATGATAAATTCTTTAGTGAATGCTGCCGCGTTCTGGTACCCGGGGGCAGGATTCTTGCAATTGACGGCCAATGGTTCCAGCCAGGATACGTTCCAAACAGGAATTACAACCAGGAAGAAAGGAATCATGATGAATTAATTGAGTATCTTCCGCTTTATGACAGCAACTCGCCTGAAATGATTACAGACATCATGGAAAATAATGGGTTTTCTGAGGTCTCCTGGAAATCTCTTCCCGAGTATGCAGAGTATATGAAAAGATGCGATCCGGAAGGTTATGACTATTTATCTGTTCCATATCTGGCCACCGGAATAAAATGTTGA
- a CDS encoding ABC transporter substrate-binding protein yields the protein MALRVKLSFACTAVFFIAVVICSGCAQTEGSEEKVLRVALTTGPDTGGSLDPSISWEGWPMRRIGVYETLFSYDENMSLQPELATGYKQLNDTEWEIQLRKNVTFHDGTKMNADAVIYSINRVLDPSNSRSAEYSFIKDVYKTDDYTIVVETNETYAPTILMFTDTVMSIVSPKASDLDKEPVGTGPYKFISFEPGASIELVKNPDYWGGSPKIDRIAIQYSKDAAARTLLLKSGDVDITRDVLQSEYTTLEANPDINIVSRETLRTYFMYINEGKAPFNDVRVRQALNYAIDRQEIVDTALEGVAGSPAIGIFPDIMPWSANDKIEAYAYNPEKALKLFAEAGIKQGSDGKLYYNGKPFTIEIQTYTKQAAHQPMAEVIAAQLEKIGITTTIKIAETNSISADAVAGNYDLALYSWGVAPVGDPDYFVSSHFLSNGTYASTWLRYSNPQVDKWILEARAETDKEKRAELYDMIQEQVQNDAVLVCIAYKKEIDGLSPNLKGFEIYPNEYTFITTKMELA from the coding sequence ATGGCGTTAAGGGTGAAGTTATCATTTGCTTGCACTGCAGTCTTTTTTATTGCAGTCGTCATCTGTTCGGGTTGTGCTCAGACAGAGGGTTCTGAAGAAAAAGTTCTTCGTGTAGCTCTCACGACTGGCCCTGATACAGGAGGAAGCCTTGATCCCTCCATTTCATGGGAAGGCTGGCCTATGCGAAGAATTGGAGTCTATGAGACGCTCTTCTCTTACGACGAAAATATGAGTCTCCAGCCTGAACTTGCAACAGGCTATAAACAGTTAAACGATACCGAATGGGAAATTCAGCTCCGCAAGAATGTAACCTTCCATGACGGAACAAAAATGAATGCTGACGCTGTAATTTATTCCATTAACCGTGTACTTGACCCATCAAACAGCCGTTCTGCAGAATACTCTTTTATCAAAGACGTCTACAAAACCGATGACTACACAATCGTTGTGGAAACAAATGAAACATACGCGCCAACGATTCTCATGTTTACAGACACCGTCATGTCAATTGTAAGTCCTAAAGCCAGTGATCTCGACAAAGAACCGGTTGGAACAGGACCATACAAGTTTATCTCATTTGAGCCTGGTGCCAGTATAGAACTGGTAAAGAATCCTGATTACTGGGGCGGATCGCCAAAAATTGACAGGATAGCTATCCAGTACAGCAAAGATGCCGCTGCAAGAACTCTTCTGCTCAAATCAGGCGATGTTGACATTACAAGAGATGTCCTGCAAAGCGAGTACACAACTCTTGAAGCTAATCCTGATATTAATATCGTATCCCGAGAAACGCTTAGAACCTACTTCATGTACATTAACGAAGGAAAAGCACCATTCAACGATGTAAGAGTTCGTCAGGCACTCAATTATGCAATTGATCGCCAGGAGATCGTTGACACAGCCCTCGAAGGTGTTGCCGGCTCTCCAGCAATCGGAATATTCCCTGACATCATGCCATGGAGTGCGAACGACAAAATTGAAGCCTACGCTTATAACCCTGAAAAAGCTCTGAAACTCTTTGCTGAGGCAGGAATTAAACAGGGAAGTGATGGCAAACTCTACTACAACGGTAAGCCGTTTACAATTGAAATCCAGACTTATACAAAACAGGCAGCACACCAGCCAATGGCAGAAGTAATTGCCGCTCAGCTTGAAAAAATCGGCATCACCACTACAATAAAAATTGCCGAAACAAATTCAATTAGCGCTGATGCAGTAGCCGGAAATTATGACCTTGCACTCTATTCCTGGGGTGTTGCACCTGTAGGAGATCCTGACTATTTCGTGTCCAGCCACTTCCTTTCAAACGGAACCTACGCATCCACATGGCTACGCTATTCTAATCCTCAGGTTGATAAGTGGATTCTTGAAGCAAGGGCTGAGACAGACAAAGAAAAACGTGCAGAACTCTACGACATGATTCAGGAACAGGTCCAGAATGATGCAGTACTGGTCTGTATAGCATACAAGAAAGAAATTGACGGACTCTCCCCCAATCTCAAAGGTTTTGAAATTTATCCAAATGAATACACGTTCATTACAACGAAAATGGAACTTGCCTGA
- a CDS encoding ABC transporter substrate-binding protein — MKFNKLKIKLSVPAIAVILIVALLCAGCVDNTEEASKEKVLRVVFNEGPDTGGSLDPANGWTGWYVHQAGIYETLFYYDADMNLMPKLATGYKQLNDTEWEIQLRKGVTFHDGTKMDADAVLFSLNRVLDPSNSRSSEYSFIKDVQKTGDYTIVIETNGTCAPLISSLVDPIMSIVSPKAENLDTEPVGTGPFKFVSFEPGTSLELEKNPDYWGGEAKVDRVLIQYNKDSTARTMLIKSGDVDIARDPLQSEYSALKNNSDINVTSRETLRTYFLYVNGGKAPFNDTRVRQGLSYAINRQEIVDTALEGVSGIPATGVFTNIMPWNANDRIKSYEYNPEKALELFEEAGITKGTDGKLYYNGKPFTVEIQTYTKRAALQPSAEVIASELEDIGITSKVTILESAALKENALAGTYDFSLSAWNTAPIGDPDYFLSTHFLSTGSYASGWLRYSNPQVDEWILEARNESDTEKRAELYDKVQEHIQEDAPVLPVFYANEIYALSSNVEGFVMYPNEYTIITKDIGFA; from the coding sequence GTGAAATTTAATAAACTGAAAATAAAACTCTCCGTCCCTGCTATTGCCGTTATTCTGATTGTAGCACTGCTCTGTGCAGGATGTGTTGATAATACTGAAGAGGCGTCTAAAGAAAAAGTTCTTCGTGTAGTTTTTAACGAAGGGCCTGATACTGGCGGCAGTCTTGACCCTGCCAACGGCTGGACAGGTTGGTATGTTCATCAGGCAGGCATCTATGAAACCCTGTTTTATTATGATGCAGACATGAACCTCATGCCCAAACTTGCAACAGGCTATAAACAGTTAAACGATACCGAATGGGAAATTCAGCTCCGTAAGGGTGTAACCTTCCATGATGGGACAAAAATGGATGCTGATGCGGTTCTCTTTTCGCTGAACAGAGTGCTTGACCCGTCAAACAGCAGATCATCCGAGTACTCCTTCATCAAAGATGTACAAAAAACCGGGGATTACACCATTGTTATTGAAACCAATGGCACTTGCGCTCCATTAATTTCATCCCTTGTAGACCCTATCATGTCTATTGTAAGTCCAAAAGCAGAAAACCTTGACACCGAACCTGTTGGGACCGGACCTTTCAAGTTTGTGTCCTTCGAACCGGGTACAAGCCTTGAACTCGAAAAGAATCCTGATTACTGGGGTGGGGAAGCAAAAGTTGACCGCGTACTCATACAGTATAATAAAGACAGCACGGCCAGAACCATGCTGATAAAATCAGGAGATGTAGACATTGCCAGAGATCCACTCCAGAGCGAGTATTCAGCACTTAAGAATAATTCTGATATAAACGTCACTTCCAGAGAAACCCTGCGCACGTACTTCCTTTATGTAAATGGTGGCAAAGCCCCATTCAACGACACCAGAGTCCGCCAGGGCCTCTCTTATGCGATCAACCGCCAGGAAATCGTAGATACAGCGCTTGAAGGAGTCTCCGGTATCCCGGCAACGGGGGTATTCACAAATATCATGCCATGGAACGCAAACGACCGGATTAAATCCTACGAATATAACCCTGAAAAAGCTCTGGAACTCTTCGAAGAAGCAGGAATCACGAAAGGCACAGATGGTAAGCTGTACTACAACGGGAAACCCTTCACCGTTGAAATCCAGACCTACACAAAACGTGCAGCTCTTCAGCCGAGTGCGGAAGTAATCGCCTCAGAGCTGGAAGACATTGGCATCACCTCAAAGGTCACAATTCTGGAAAGTGCCGCACTTAAAGAAAACGCTCTTGCAGGGACATATGATTTCTCCCTCAGTGCATGGAACACGGCCCCGATCGGAGATCCCGATTACTTCCTTTCAACCCATTTCCTATCTACCGGAAGCTATGCATCAGGCTGGCTCCGCTATTCAAACCCTCAGGTAGACGAATGGATTCTCGAAGCAAGAAACGAATCTGACACAGAGAAACGGGCCGAACTATATGATAAGGTCCAGGAACATATTCAGGAAGATGCACCAGTACTGCCCGTATTCTATGCCAACGAAATTTATGCTCTTTCCTCGAATGTTGAAGGCTTTGTGATGTATCCAAACGAGTACACAATCATCACCAAGGACATCGGATTTGCATAA